One Hevea brasiliensis isolate MT/VB/25A 57/8 chromosome 5, ASM3005281v1, whole genome shotgun sequence genomic region harbors:
- the LOC110641814 gene encoding peptide chain release factor PrfB2, chloroplastic, giving the protein MSSLILKRSFNRSLLLSQNPCTETLLVPSLFSSLSELQVKSLHSSGLRNFPSLDQNYKFLLSGFSSFLLKTVERPSRSHFRVSKRYLSSRWRERYRVLTSRICALQRNNSAFSSVLPSSVTLPCESNKDQLHSRRFRMFSTKAAVELSTSHGLTVDRIVANNWTILDESESDWKSHAAAISQSIQVIKKRLQWKKLKLRLDLLSAELNKPDLWGDPVHAGKISREHGSLMAKMKQVTAFEQELLEHIDMIKLAREEDDTELESESLNALLRMRRNSKEKELQALLAGEQDSCSCYMEVQAGAGGTESMDWAKMVMQMYKLWAQRQGYKVTVVDEMPGEIAGIKRATIKVDGEYAFGYAKAEVGVHRLVRISPFDSAKRRHTSFAAVAVIPILGDGSTHVQINESDLRIERFRAGGAGGQHVNTTESAVRIVHIPTGITATCQNERSQHMNKASAMAVLQSRLDRLEMARQAQMNAQHTHSLTEISWGNQIRTYVLHPYRMVKDLRTNYEVSDPDTVLGGAIDGFILSYLSASVDKDEDYQ; this is encoded by the exons ATGTCATCTTTGATACTCAAAAGATCATTCAACAGATCCTTGCTCCTTTCCCAAAACCCTTGCACCGAAACGCTACTTGTTCCCTCCTTGTTCTCATCTCTGTCTGAACTCCAAGTTAAATCTCTACACTCGTCAGGGCTTCGCAATTTTCCATCTTTAGATCAAAATTACAAGTTTCTGCTTTCTGGGTTCTCTTCATTTTTGCTTAAAACTGTAGAAAGACCATCTCGGTCCCATTTTAGGGTATCTAAGCGTTACCTTTCTTCACGTTGGAGAGAAAGATATAGGGTTTTGACTTCTCGAATTTGTGCTTTGCAAAGAAATAATTCGGCTTTTTCTTCAGTTCTGCCTTCAAGTGTTACACTTCCGTGTGAGTCTAATAAGGATCAGCTCCATTCAAGGCGCTTTCGCATGTTTAGTACAAAGGCAGCAGTTGAATTGTCAACTTCTCATGGTTTAACTGTTGATAGAATTGTTGCCAATAATTGGACAATTCTTGACGAGAGCGAGAGCGATTGGAAGAGTCATGCTGCTGCTATTTCTCAATCCATTCAAGTGATCAAGAAGCGTTTGCAG TGGAAGAAATTAAAGCTTAGATTGGATCTGTTATCAGCTGAGCTGAATAAGCCGGACCTTTGGGGAGATCCTGTACATGCTGGGAAGATAAGCCGTGAGCATGGTTCACTGATGGCTAAAATGAAACAAGTGACTGCATTTGAGCAGGAATTGCTTGAGCATATTGACATGATAAAGCTGGCTCGTGAAGAGGATGACACTGAGTTGGAATCG GAGTCGTTGAATGCTTTACTTCGGATGAGAAGAAATTCAAAAGAGAAAGAGCTTCAAGCTTTGTTGGCTGGCGAGCAGGATTCTTGCTCTTGTTATATGGAG GTCCAAGCTGGAGCTGGGGGTACTGAGAGCATGGACTGGGCAAAAATGGTCATGCAAATGTATAAGTTGTGGGCTCAACGGCAGGGTTATAAAGTAACTGTGGTGGATGAAATGCCTGGTGAGATTGCAGGAATCAAG CGAGCAACAATCAAGGTAGATGGTGAATATGCATTTGGTTATGCCAAAGCAGAAGTAGGTGTGCACCGGTTGGTACGTATCTCCCCTTTTGACAGTGCAAAGCGCCGGCATACTTCATTTGCTGCTGTTGCAGTAATACCAATTCTGGGTGATGGATCCACTCATGTACAAATTAATGAATCTGATCTCCGAATTGAGCGATTTCGTGCTGGGGGAGCTGGTGGCCAGCATGTTAACACAACTGAGAGTGCTGTTAGAATAGTTCATATCCCAACTGGAATCACTGCCACATGTCAAAACGAAAG ATCACAGCATATGAATAAGGCTTCAGCAATGGCAGTGCTCCAATCCCGGTTGGACCGGCTTGAGATGGCTCGCCAGGCTCAGATGAATGCACAGCATACGCACTCACTCACTGAAATAAGTTGGGGAAACCAGATTCGCACTTATGTGCTCCAT CCTTATCGCATGGTTAAAGATCTTCGGACCAATTATGAGGTCTCTGATCCCGACACCGTGCTTGGGGGAGCTATAGATGGCTTCATCTTGAGCTACTTATCAGCTTCTGTGGATAAAGATGAAGACTACCAATAA
- the LOC110641835 gene encoding uncharacterized protein LOC110641835, translated as MESSSSSSIITPEDVLESLMNDGTIDALRLKIINQLKANEELKNTTIRMAEQSKVLNTPGAEKQTKRELFDALRQELETPVLEKASRSVWELILDSNGLGKEISETVEKVFCRLSGREPPLFPPQNAETQSNKEKEIKGGQGKEDETEVQKEKPNSNSKKRSYSVMNNEGEGNEFVSQMANEISGKPSEPACQQESSSKSPLQTS; from the exons ATGGAATCATCGTCATCTTCTTCGATAATAACCCCAGAAGATGTATTAGAATCACTCATGAATGATGGCACTATTGACGCTCTCAGATTGAAGATCATTAATCAGCTCAAAGCTAat GAAGAGCTAAAGAATACCACTATTAGAATGGCTGAACAGAGCAAGGTTTTAAATACACCTGGGGCTGAGAAGCAGACCAAAAGAGAGTTATTTGATGCACTTCGACAAGAACTCGA AACTCCAGTACTTGAGAAGGCCTCTAGATCAGTGTGGGAGTTGATCCTAGACAGCAATGGACTGGGGAAAGAAATAAGTGAAACAGTTGAAAAAGTGTTTTGTAGATTAAGTGGCCGGGAACCTCCATTGTTTCCACCGCAAAATGCTGAAACCCagtcaaataaagaaaaagagatcAAGGGAGGACAAGGAAAAGAAGATGAAACTGAAGTTCAGAAGGAAAAACCAAACTCAAATTCAAAGAAAAGGAGTTACAGTGTGATGAACAATGAAGGAGAGGGAAATGAATTTGTGAGCCAGATGGCAAATGAAATTTCGGGAAAACCCAGTGAACCTGCTTGTCAACAAGAAAGTTCTAGTAAATCCCCTTTGCAAACTTCATAG